The following proteins come from a genomic window of Lachnoclostridium phytofermentans ISDg:
- the cobI gene encoding precorrin-2 C(20)-methyltransferase yields the protein MFGKLYGVGVGPGDPELLTIKAVRILKEADILAVPGEEKESSVAYKIASQSVKEIDNKKIISIHMPMTKDEKRLEESHNNGAGEIISYLEQGKNVAFLTLGDPTIYSTYIYLHKIVSERGYETEIISGIPSFCAVAAKLNQGLVEKNEQLHVVPSSYDIKDAMELSGTKVLMKSGKKISSVVEHLKTLNCQASMVENCGMENERIYQSLDEIKDDAGYYSLIIVKEN from the coding sequence ATGTTTGGAAAATTGTACGGAGTAGGAGTTGGGCCGGGAGATCCGGAGCTATTAACCATAAAGGCAGTAAGGATTCTAAAAGAAGCAGACATTCTTGCGGTGCCAGGAGAAGAAAAGGAAAGTAGCGTTGCCTATAAAATTGCAAGTCAGTCAGTAAAAGAGATTGACAACAAGAAAATCATTTCTATCCATATGCCAATGACAAAGGATGAAAAACGTCTGGAGGAGAGTCATAACAACGGGGCTGGTGAAATCATCAGTTATTTAGAACAAGGAAAAAATGTGGCATTCCTCACTTTGGGAGACCCAACTATCTATTCCACCTATATCTATTTACATAAGATAGTAAGTGAAAGAGGTTATGAAACAGAAATCATAAGCGGGATTCCATCCTTTTGTGCGGTAGCTGCAAAACTAAATCAAGGGTTGGTGGAGAAAAACGAGCAGTTACATGTGGTTCCATCTTCCTATGATATTAAGGATGCCATGGAGCTTTCTGGTACGAAAGTATTGATGAAATCCGGTAAAAAAATAAGCTCAGTGGTAGAACACCTGAAAACACTTAATTGTCAGGCTTCCATGGTTGAAAACTGTGGAATGGAAAACGAAAGAATTTATCAAAGTCTGGATGAAATAAAGGATGATGCAGGTTACTATTCGTTAATTATTGTAAAGGAGAATTAG